A stretch of Saccharothrix texasensis DNA encodes these proteins:
- a CDS encoding sirohydrochlorin chelatase, whose amino-acid sequence MTLVLVAHGTRDPAGAVVVEEIASLVRARLGGVPVRVAYADVRQPDVTSVLGSVAGPAVVVPAFLAAGYHVRVDIPAQVAASGHPDAVITDPIGPALVPALLSRLAEAGWTAGDSVVLAAAGSSDPRALADVRAIATALSRRVGPVSIGYAATAEPRIGDVVASASGRVAVASWLLAPGLFHRVVADSGAAVVAAPIGAHLRVVEAVLLRYYEARCFQDVA is encoded by the coding sequence ATGACCCTGGTTCTCGTCGCGCACGGCACCCGCGACCCCGCCGGCGCCGTCGTCGTGGAGGAAATCGCCTCCCTGGTCCGCGCCCGCCTCGGCGGCGTACCCGTGCGGGTCGCCTACGCCGACGTGCGGCAGCCGGACGTCACCTCCGTGCTGGGGTCCGTCGCCGGCCCGGCCGTCGTCGTCCCCGCCTTCCTGGCCGCCGGCTACCACGTCCGGGTGGACATCCCGGCGCAGGTGGCGGCCTCGGGCCACCCCGACGCGGTGATCACCGACCCGATCGGCCCGGCCCTCGTCCCGGCGCTGCTGTCCCGCCTGGCCGAAGCCGGCTGGACGGCGGGCGACTCGGTGGTCCTGGCCGCGGCGGGCTCCTCCGACCCCCGCGCGCTGGCCGACGTCCGCGCCATCGCCACCGCCCTGTCCCGCCGGGTGGGCCCGGTGAGCATCGGCTACGCCGCCACCGCCGAACCGCGCATCGGCGACGTGGTCGCCTCCGCCTCGGGTCGCGTGGCCGTCGCCTCCTGGCTGCTGGCGCCCGGCCTGTTCCACCGCGTCGTCGCCGACTCCGGCGCCGCCGTCGTCGCCGCCCCGATCGGCGCCCACCTGCGCGTCGTGGAAGCCGTCCTGCTGCGCTACTACGAGGCCCGCTGCTTCCAGGACGTCGCCTGA
- a CDS encoding uroporphyrinogen-III synthase has product MNAAPLAGYTVGVTAARRADELGALLERKGATVLHGPAIRIVPLPDDAELLAATKAVVEEPVDVAVATTGIGFRGWVEAAEGWGLGARLLSRLSGARVLARGPKARGAVRAAGLVEAWSPEGESNAELLDHLLRSGVSGRRIAVQLHGEPLPEFTSTLRAAGATVVEVPVYRWTGPSDPAPLERLLEAVLAGQVDALTFTSAPAAASVLRTAEAMGRQAELVSLLRREVLVVGVGSITASPLVAAGVPVVQPARARIGALARELTLELPARATKLRIAARDVELRGQAVVVDGELRPVPPAPMAVLRVLAAARGRVVSRRDLLAALPSGGEEHAVETAVGRLRSALGEPRMVATVVKRGYRLAMDPAGVAV; this is encoded by the coding sequence GTGAACGCCGCCCCGCTGGCCGGGTACACGGTCGGTGTGACCGCCGCCCGGCGGGCCGACGAGCTCGGCGCCCTGCTGGAGCGCAAGGGCGCGACCGTGCTGCACGGTCCCGCCATCCGGATCGTGCCGCTGCCCGACGACGCGGAGCTGCTGGCCGCGACCAAGGCGGTGGTGGAGGAACCGGTGGACGTCGCCGTGGCGACCACCGGCATCGGCTTCCGCGGCTGGGTGGAGGCCGCGGAGGGGTGGGGGCTCGGCGCGCGCCTGCTGTCCCGGCTGTCCGGGGCGCGGGTGCTGGCCAGGGGGCCGAAGGCGCGGGGCGCGGTGCGTGCCGCCGGGTTGGTGGAGGCGTGGTCGCCGGAGGGGGAGAGCAACGCCGAGCTGCTCGACCACCTGCTGCGGTCCGGTGTGTCCGGCCGGCGCATCGCCGTGCAGCTGCACGGCGAGCCGCTGCCGGAGTTCACGTCGACCTTGCGCGCGGCCGGTGCCACGGTCGTCGAGGTCCCCGTCTACCGCTGGACCGGCCCGTCCGACCCCGCGCCTCTGGAACGGCTGCTGGAGGCGGTGCTGGCCGGCCAGGTGGACGCGCTGACGTTCACCAGCGCGCCCGCCGCCGCTTCCGTGCTGCGGACCGCCGAGGCCATGGGCAGGCAGGCCGAGCTGGTCTCGTTGCTGCGCCGGGAGGTGCTGGTGGTGGGCGTCGGCTCGATCACCGCGAGCCCGCTCGTCGCGGCCGGCGTGCCGGTGGTCCAACCCGCCCGCGCCCGCATCGGCGCGCTGGCCCGTGAACTGACCCTGGAACTGCCCGCCCGCGCCACCAAGCTGCGCATCGCGGCCCGTGACGTGGAGCTGCGCGGCCAGGCGGTGGTCGTGGACGGCGAGCTGCGCCCCGTCCCGCCCGCGCCGATGGCCGTGCTGCGCGTCCTGGCCGCCGCGCGCGGCCGGGTCGTGTCCCGCCGCGACCTGCTGGCCGCGCTGCCCAGCGGCGGCGAGGAGCACGCCGTGGAAACCGCCGTCGGCCGGCTGCGCTCGGCGCTGGGCGAACCGCGCATGGTCGCCACCGTCGTCAAGCGCGGTTACCGCCTGGCCATGGACCCCGCCGGAGTGGCCGTATGA
- a CDS encoding MGMT family protein: MDEELHEMVRAVVRRIPRGRVATYGDVADIARAPSPRLVGQVLNQDGLDLPWHRVLRANGTCAPHIADEQLQRLREEGVVVEGSKVDLRTYRWEDAVKEKAEEPPALF, encoded by the coding sequence GTGGACGAAGAGTTGCACGAGATGGTTCGCGCCGTCGTGCGCAGGATCCCGCGCGGCCGGGTCGCGACCTACGGCGACGTCGCCGACATCGCCCGCGCGCCGTCGCCCCGCCTGGTCGGGCAGGTGCTCAACCAGGACGGGCTCGACCTGCCGTGGCACCGGGTGCTCCGCGCCAACGGCACGTGCGCGCCCCACATCGCCGACGAGCAGCTGCAACGGCTGCGCGAGGAGGGTGTGGTGGTCGAGGGGAGCAAGGTCGACCTGCGCACGTACCGCTGGGAGGACGCGGTCAAGGAGAAGGCGGAGGAGCCTCCGGCCCTGTTCTGA
- a CDS encoding pirin family protein: MPAVTADTLTLPRLPELPEATTAWRGVRRVVRAQRFLEGEGFQVRRPFPGVELADADPFLLLDHMGAVEYGPGEAKGAPWHPHRGFETVTYMIDGVFEHRDSTGGGGVITNGGTQWMTAGSGVLHSELPSQELVARGGLFHGVQLWVNLPKAAKWTPPRYQDIKPENTRLLSSDDGGALVRVIAGDVAGHQGPGMTRTPITYLHATLTAGARLTLPWPEDFTAMVYVLSGRGTVGADRRPLEEGRLATFGDGAALTMRAGTTWDVLVLGGLPLREPVARYGPFVMNTRAEILQAVEDFQAGRLGVTHVPHVTAADEELS; encoded by the coding sequence ATGCCCGCCGTCACCGCCGACACCCTGACCCTGCCCCGTCTCCCGGAGCTGCCCGAAGCCACCACGGCGTGGCGCGGGGTGCGCCGGGTCGTGCGGGCGCAGCGGTTCCTCGAAGGCGAGGGCTTCCAGGTCCGCCGCCCGTTCCCGGGCGTCGAGCTCGCCGACGCGGACCCGTTCCTGCTCCTGGACCACATGGGCGCCGTCGAGTACGGCCCCGGTGAGGCGAAGGGCGCGCCCTGGCACCCGCACCGCGGCTTCGAGACCGTCACCTACATGATCGACGGCGTCTTCGAGCACCGCGACTCGACCGGCGGCGGCGGGGTGATCACCAACGGCGGCACCCAGTGGATGACCGCGGGTTCCGGCGTGCTCCACTCCGAGCTGCCGTCGCAGGAGCTGGTGGCCCGGGGCGGGCTGTTCCACGGCGTGCAGCTGTGGGTCAACCTGCCGAAGGCCGCCAAGTGGACCCCGCCGCGCTACCAGGACATCAAGCCCGAGAACACCAGGCTGCTGTCCAGCGACGACGGTGGCGCGCTGGTCCGGGTGATCGCCGGCGACGTGGCGGGCCACCAAGGCCCCGGCATGACGCGCACGCCGATCACCTACCTGCACGCCACGCTCACCGCCGGGGCACGGCTGACCCTGCCGTGGCCGGAGGACTTCACCGCGATGGTGTACGTCCTGTCCGGACGCGGCACGGTCGGCGCGGACCGCCGCCCGCTCGAAGAGGGCCGACTGGCCACCTTCGGCGACGGCGCCGCGCTCACCATGCGGGCCGGCACCACCTGGGACGTCCTGGTCCTGGGCGGGCTGCCGCTGCGCGAGCCGGTCGCCCGCTACGGGCCGTTCGTGATGAACACGCGGGCCGAGATCCTGCAAGCCGTCGAAGACTTCCAAGCCGGGCGACTGGGCGTCACGCACGTGCCGCACGTCACCGCGGCGGACGAGGAGCTGTCATGA
- a CDS encoding tetratricopeptide repeat protein: protein MTDVRELLRKGRLFRASGDPSGAARYLAEAAEHAPEDRTVLTELALAHFQSAALGKAEGVLKTLVDLDPSDGYTRLLLGRTLSRQSRHAEALPQLRLAAAITRDPEVGSEVARVEARLRTGPEAPPPSP from the coding sequence ATGACCGATGTCCGCGAACTGCTGCGCAAGGGACGCCTGTTCCGCGCGTCCGGCGACCCGAGCGGCGCGGCGCGCTACCTGGCCGAGGCCGCCGAGCACGCGCCGGAGGACCGGACCGTGCTGACCGAGCTCGCGCTGGCGCACTTCCAGTCCGCCGCGCTGGGCAAGGCCGAAGGCGTGCTGAAGACCCTGGTGGACCTCGACCCGTCGGACGGCTACACGCGGCTGCTGCTGGGCCGCACGCTCAGCCGCCAGAGCAGGCACGCCGAGGCGCTGCCGCAGCTGCGCCTGGCCGCCGCGATCACCCGGGACCCGGAGGTCGGGTCCGAGGTGGCCCGGGTCGAGGCTCGGCTCAGAACAGGGCCGGAGGCTCCTCCGCCTTCTCCTTGA
- a CDS encoding ATP-dependent DNA helicase → MRDVVVPNGVERVAGEPVALAGPFEVAEALGLPKPTPEQAAVVAAPTAPALVVAGAGAGKTETMAARVVYLVANGFVTPDRVLGLTFTRKAARQLSDRVRLRLRRLGGSTLLDRLDPTGERRAAVLTTEPVILTYHAYAGRLVGEHGLRLPVEPGVRLLTETAAWQLAHRVVSTWNDDLDTDKVPATVTGYLLALAGELGEHLVDPVTLWRHAERLCAVIENAPKTARQRDGLPESLKAVVNAQRLRVNLIPLLEAYQARKRREAAMDFADQMSLAARLASEHPEVVRGERERYGAVLLDEYQDTGHAQRVLLRSLFGRGEPMPVTSVGDPAQAIYGWRGASAANLPRFVHDFPPAKKYGLLTSFRNPPEVLALANAVSAPLRATGLDVDELRARDGAGPGDVRIGLFDDVRQELDWVADTVAAQWEQHLDGSDEPPTAAVLVRRRSDMANIAAALRERGLPVEVVGLGGLLDEPEVRDLTSALRVLVDPLAGTAAARLLTGSRWRVAAYDLAALWTRARDLAGAPSRQSVAADPLAVIADALPGEHAEQAGLADALDDPGDPTAYSAEGYRRIRRLGAELSSLRRRLVQPLPELVADVERTLLLDIEAMARPGGVGRAHLDAFADVVNDFAAASPSATLPALLDYLYTAEQAEDGLEPGEVEVAENRVQVLTMHSAKGLEWHIVAVPHVVKDVFPGRKKSSSWLRSVAELPAELRGDAEDLPKLRIAPDANRKEVEEALAGHEDDFDARRLVEERRLLYVALTRSEHSLLVSGHWWGETGDKPKGPSAFLTEIREAVLAADHPPADISHWAARPADDEPNPLASQTKTAQWPTDPLGKRRAAVAGGAELVLTALDRHLSAPPAPPAEPSAADLDLPPEPPADDLPPDPLDLPEPPDHEPDFEPDFEADFEPGAEPEFGPDHEPDSAVPPPPDAPGTSEEVESPENSEVFDDDDPEGWARDVDVLLAERAAAADRRERVVLPDHLSVSQLVELAADPDLLARRLRRPLPFPPNPLARRGTAFHTWLEQRFGASRLFDLDELPGAADDGAAPDTDLTRLQDAFLASSWADRVPHDVEVPFEAEIDGLSVRGRMDAVFADDDGGWTVVDWKTGAVPEPDRLPALSVQLAAYRLAWAALTGTPVEKVRAAFHYVRQDHTLRPADLLDADGLRELIRSIPA, encoded by the coding sequence ATGCGGGACGTGGTCGTGCCGAACGGGGTCGAACGGGTGGCGGGTGAGCCGGTGGCGCTCGCCGGCCCGTTCGAGGTCGCCGAGGCGCTCGGCCTGCCCAAGCCGACGCCCGAGCAGGCCGCCGTCGTCGCCGCGCCCACCGCGCCCGCGCTGGTCGTGGCCGGCGCCGGGGCGGGCAAGACCGAGACGATGGCCGCCCGCGTGGTCTACCTCGTCGCCAACGGCTTCGTCACGCCCGACCGGGTCCTCGGCCTGACGTTCACCCGCAAGGCCGCGCGCCAGCTGTCCGACCGGGTCCGGCTGCGGCTGCGCCGGCTCGGCGGCTCCACCCTGCTCGACCGGCTCGACCCCACCGGCGAACGCCGGGCCGCGGTGCTGACCACCGAGCCGGTCATCCTGACCTACCACGCGTACGCGGGCAGGCTCGTCGGCGAGCACGGCCTGCGGCTGCCCGTGGAGCCGGGCGTGCGGCTGCTCACCGAGACGGCGGCGTGGCAGCTCGCGCACCGCGTCGTGTCGACCTGGAACGACGACCTCGACACCGACAAGGTCCCCGCGACCGTCACCGGCTACCTGCTCGCGCTGGCCGGCGAGCTGGGCGAGCACCTGGTCGACCCGGTCACGCTGTGGCGGCACGCCGAGCGGCTGTGCGCGGTGATCGAGAACGCGCCCAAGACCGCCCGGCAGCGCGACGGCCTGCCGGAGTCGCTGAAGGCCGTGGTGAACGCCCAGCGGTTGCGGGTCAACCTGATCCCGCTGCTGGAGGCCTACCAGGCGCGCAAGCGGCGTGAGGCGGCGATGGACTTCGCCGACCAGATGTCGCTGGCCGCCCGGCTCGCGTCGGAGCACCCGGAGGTCGTGCGCGGCGAGCGGGAGCGATACGGGGCCGTGCTGCTCGACGAGTACCAGGACACCGGCCACGCCCAGCGCGTGCTGCTGCGGTCGTTGTTCGGGCGGGGCGAGCCGATGCCCGTGACGTCCGTGGGCGACCCGGCGCAGGCCATCTACGGCTGGCGCGGCGCGTCGGCGGCGAACCTGCCCCGGTTCGTGCACGACTTCCCGCCCGCGAAGAAGTACGGCCTGCTCACCAGCTTCCGCAACCCGCCGGAGGTGCTGGCGCTGGCCAACGCGGTGTCCGCGCCGCTGCGCGCCACGGGCCTGGACGTGGACGAGCTGCGGGCCCGTGACGGCGCCGGGCCGGGCGACGTGCGGATCGGGCTGTTCGACGACGTGCGGCAGGAGCTGGACTGGGTGGCCGACACGGTCGCCGCGCAGTGGGAGCAGCACCTGGACGGCAGCGACGAGCCGCCGACCGCCGCCGTGCTGGTGCGCCGCCGTTCGGACATGGCGAACATCGCCGCGGCGCTGCGGGAACGCGGCCTGCCGGTCGAGGTCGTCGGCCTGGGCGGGCTGCTGGACGAGCCGGAGGTGCGCGACCTGACCAGCGCCCTGCGCGTGCTGGTCGACCCCCTGGCGGGCACCGCCGCCGCCCGGCTGCTCACCGGTTCGCGCTGGCGGGTCGCCGCCTACGACCTGGCGGCGCTGTGGACGCGGGCACGTGACCTGGCGGGCGCGCCGAGCAGGCAGTCCGTGGCGGCCGACCCGCTGGCCGTGATCGCCGACGCGCTGCCCGGCGAGCACGCCGAACAGGCCGGTCTCGCGGACGCCCTGGACGACCCGGGCGACCCGACCGCCTACTCCGCCGAGGGCTACCGGCGCATCCGGCGGTTGGGCGCGGAGCTGTCGTCGTTGCGCCGCCGCCTGGTCCAGCCGCTGCCCGAGCTGGTCGCGGACGTCGAGCGCACCCTGCTGCTGGACATCGAGGCGATGGCCCGACCGGGCGGTGTCGGTCGGGCGCACCTGGACGCGTTCGCCGACGTGGTCAACGACTTCGCCGCCGCCAGCCCCTCGGCCACCCTGCCCGCGCTGCTGGACTACCTCTACACCGCCGAACAGGCCGAGGACGGGCTGGAACCCGGCGAGGTGGAGGTGGCCGAGAACCGGGTGCAGGTGCTGACCATGCACTCGGCGAAGGGCCTGGAGTGGCACATCGTCGCCGTGCCGCACGTGGTGAAGGACGTGTTCCCGGGCCGGAAGAAGTCGTCGAGCTGGCTGCGCTCGGTGGCGGAGCTGCCCGCCGAGCTGCGCGGTGACGCCGAGGACCTGCCGAAGCTGCGCATCGCGCCCGACGCCAACCGCAAGGAGGTGGAGGAGGCGCTCGCCGGGCACGAGGACGACTTCGACGCCAGGCGGCTGGTGGAGGAGCGGCGGCTGCTGTACGTGGCGCTGACCAGGTCCGAGCACAGCCTGCTGGTGTCGGGGCACTGGTGGGGCGAGACCGGCGACAAGCCGAAGGGGCCGTCGGCGTTCCTGACCGAGATCCGGGAGGCGGTGCTGGCCGCCGACCACCCGCCCGCCGACATCTCCCACTGGGCGGCCCGGCCGGCCGACGACGAACCCAACCCGCTCGCGTCGCAGACGAAGACGGCCCAGTGGCCGACCGACCCGCTGGGCAAGCGCCGTGCCGCCGTGGCCGGGGGAGCCGAGCTGGTCCTGACCGCGCTGGACCGCCACCTCTCCGCCCCTCCCGCCCCACCCGCCGAACCGTCCGCGGCCGACCTCGACCTGCCCCCCGAGCCCCCGGCCGACGACCTGCCCCCCGACCCGCTGGACCTGCCCGAACCCCCGGACCACGAGCCGGACTTCGAGCCGGATTTCGAGGCGGACTTCGAACCGGGTGCGGAGCCGGAGTTCGGGCCGGACCACGAGCCGGACTCCGCGGTCCCGCCGCCACCCGACGCCCCCGGAACGTCCGAAGAAGTCGAAAGCCCCGAAAACTCCGAGGTCTTCGACGACGACGACCCGGAGGGCTGGGCCCGCGACGTCGACGTGCTCCTCGCCGAACGCGCCGCCGCGGCCGACCGCCGGGAACGGGTCGTCCTGCCCGACCACCTGTCGGTCAGCCAGCTCGTCGAGCTCGCCGCCGACCCGGACCTGCTCGCCCGCCGGCTGCGCCGTCCCCTGCCGTTCCCGCCCAACCCGCTGGCCCGCCGCGGCACCGCGTTCCACACCTGGCTGGAACAGCGGTTCGGCGCGAGCCGCCTGTTCGACCTGGACGAGCTGCCCGGCGCGGCCGACGACGGCGCGGCGCCGGACACCGACCTCACCCGCCTGCAGGACGCTTTCCTGGCGAGCTCGTGGGCCGACCGCGTGCCGCACGACGTCGAGGTGCCGTTCGAGGCGGAGATCGACGGCCTGTCCGTGCGCGGCCGGATGGACGCGGTGTTCGCCGACGACGACGGCGGCTGGACCGTGGTCGACTGGAAGACCGGCGCGGTGCCGGAACCCGACCGCCTGCCGGCGCTGTCGGTGCAGCTCGCGGCCTACCGGCTGGCGTGGGCGGCGTTGACCGGCACGCCCGTGGAGAAGGTGCGGGCGGCGTTCCACTACGTCCGCCAGGACCACACGCTGCGCCCCGCCGACCTGCTGGACGCCGACGGCCTGCGCGAGCTGATCCGCTCGATCCCGGCCTAG
- the nirD gene encoding nitrite reductase small subunit NirD — translation MTPVCELNALQPDRGVAALLPDGSQVAVFLTSAGTVHALGNIDPFSGAAVLSRGIVGDRGGVPVVVSPVYKQAFELSTGKCLDDPSTGVPVHPVVVTDGIIQVGSP, via the coding sequence ATGACACCTGTGTGCGAGTTGAACGCCCTGCAGCCCGACCGGGGGGTGGCGGCCCTGCTGCCCGACGGCTCCCAGGTGGCGGTCTTCCTCACCTCGGCCGGGACCGTGCACGCGCTGGGCAACATCGACCCGTTCAGCGGCGCGGCCGTGCTGTCGCGCGGCATCGTCGGTGACCGCGGCGGCGTGCCGGTGGTCGTGTCCCCGGTGTACAAGCAGGCGTTCGAGCTCTCCACCGGCAAGTGCCTGGACGACCCCTCGACCGGGGTGCCGGTGCACCCGGTGGTCGTGACCGACGGCATCATCCAGGTCGGGTCACCGTGA
- a CDS encoding ATP-dependent helicase has translation MLPVAGNRAPLLVRRVRQEEPRRDWDAPARAVFDHAGGPLRVLGGPGTGKTTLLAEVVAHRVLHGGVHPENVLVLAPNRRAAGAMRAHITRLLTGARADGVLPTTQEPLVRTVHSYAFAVLRAQAVHRGEPAPRLLSGPEQDAVVRELLAGDVSMGALKWPERLRPALALPAFAHELRDLMLRATERGFAPEDLTELGRQHSREEWVAAGLFATQYEQVNLLASSGQGHAPSFDAAELVGSALLAFQTEPDVLAAEHRRVRHLLVDDAQHLDPLQHELIRVLGEAAHEFVLAGDPDQAVFSFRGADPTLLAEADGPAVVLTAGYRMAPEIRAAVGRLAGRLPGASPTRTVSPADGTGNVQVRLFASAAQEASWVADQLRRAHLIDEVPWSHMAVVARSATRSLPVLQRALLAAGVPVAVPRDELPLARQPAVMPFLALLRCAAVPGTLDEDTAAMLLASPLGGADPLALRRLRRGLRRLELAAGRDRPSGELLVEVIESDDRLAALEDAEAQPARRVAGLLRKARKGIADGLTVEQVLWELWQTTGLELRWVAQSARHGTVGMQADRDLDAIVALFEAAAKYVDRLPGSGAEGFADYLAAQEIVGDTLAAAAPTGEAVSVLTAHAAAGREWTVVAVPGVQEGSWPDLRLRGSLLGVERMVDVVAGVSTETVSAVAPILAEERRLLLVAASRARRTLLVSAVRGEDEQPSRFLDEIEELSTDEPERPTFTPERGLVLAELVGELRRVVCSDDEPAGRRDRAAAQLARLAAQGVPGAHPDSWYGLAEVTTDSPLWTDEHTVSVSPSTVETLAKCPLRWVVERHGGQDPAELASITGTLVHALAQAAATGANEKELRVKLDEAWAAVDAGAPWFSRRERIRVERMLDTFLGWLASSRSQLTQVAVEEEISVEIPRPDSGPKLRVRGRVDRLETDRDGRPVVVDVKTGKSPVSKDKAQEHPQLAVYQLATALGGFTHLGLGTDPGGARLLYVAKEDRKTGAVEREQVPLDEQGVRVWLEAVQLAAGSSVGPSYQASENADCDRCPARTTCPVHSSGRQVSH, from the coding sequence ATGCTCCCCGTGGCAGGGAACAGGGCGCCGTTGTTGGTGCGCCGGGTGCGGCAGGAGGAGCCCCGGCGCGACTGGGACGCGCCCGCACGCGCCGTGTTCGACCACGCGGGCGGGCCGTTGCGGGTGCTCGGCGGTCCCGGCACGGGCAAGACGACGTTGCTGGCCGAGGTCGTGGCGCACCGGGTGCTGCACGGCGGCGTGCACCCGGAGAACGTGCTGGTCCTCGCGCCCAACCGGCGGGCGGCCGGGGCGATGCGCGCCCACATCACCCGCCTGCTGACCGGCGCCCGGGCCGACGGCGTCCTGCCGACCACGCAGGAGCCGCTGGTCCGGACCGTCCACTCCTACGCCTTCGCGGTCCTGCGCGCGCAAGCCGTCCACCGGGGCGAACCCGCACCCCGCCTGCTGTCCGGCCCCGAGCAGGACGCGGTGGTGCGCGAACTGCTCGCCGGTGACGTGAGCATGGGCGCCTTGAAGTGGCCGGAACGCCTGCGTCCCGCGCTCGCGCTGCCCGCTTTCGCGCACGAGCTGCGCGACCTGATGCTCCGCGCCACCGAACGCGGCTTCGCCCCGGAGGACCTCACCGAGCTGGGCCGCCAGCACTCCCGCGAGGAGTGGGTCGCCGCCGGCCTGTTCGCCACCCAGTACGAGCAGGTCAACCTGCTGGCCAGCAGCGGGCAGGGGCACGCGCCGTCGTTCGACGCGGCCGAGCTGGTCGGCAGCGCGCTGCTGGCCTTCCAGACCGAGCCGGACGTCCTGGCCGCCGAGCACCGGCGCGTGCGGCACCTCCTGGTCGACGACGCCCAGCACCTCGACCCGTTGCAGCACGAGCTCATCCGCGTGCTGGGCGAGGCCGCGCACGAGTTCGTCCTCGCGGGCGACCCCGACCAGGCCGTGTTCTCGTTCCGCGGCGCGGACCCCACCCTCCTGGCCGAGGCGGACGGCCCGGCGGTCGTGCTCACCGCGGGCTACCGGATGGCGCCGGAGATCAGGGCCGCGGTGGGCCGCCTCGCCGGCCGCCTGCCCGGCGCGTCACCCACCCGAACGGTCTCCCCGGCCGACGGCACGGGCAACGTCCAGGTCCGCCTGTTCGCCTCCGCCGCGCAGGAAGCGAGCTGGGTGGCCGACCAGCTGCGCCGCGCCCACCTGATCGACGAGGTGCCGTGGTCGCACATGGCCGTCGTGGCGCGCTCGGCCACCAGGTCGCTGCCGGTCCTGCAACGCGCGCTCCTCGCGGCGGGCGTCCCGGTGGCCGTGCCGCGCGACGAGCTGCCGCTGGCGCGCCAACCGGCCGTGATGCCGTTCTTGGCGCTGCTGCGCTGCGCGGCCGTGCCCGGCACCCTCGACGAGGACACCGCCGCCATGCTCCTGGCGTCACCGCTCGGCGGCGCCGACCCGCTGGCGCTGCGCCGCCTGCGCCGCGGCCTGCGGCGGCTGGAACTGGCCGCGGGCCGGGACCGCCCGAGCGGCGAGCTGCTGGTCGAGGTGATCGAGTCGGACGACCGGCTGGCCGCGCTGGAGGACGCCGAGGCGCAGCCGGCCCGCCGCGTCGCCGGCCTGCTCCGCAAGGCGCGCAAGGGGATCGCGGACGGCCTGACCGTCGAGCAGGTGCTGTGGGAGCTGTGGCAGACCACGGGCCTGGAGCTGCGCTGGGTGGCGCAGTCCGCGCGGCACGGCACCGTCGGCATGCAGGCCGACCGGGACCTGGACGCGATCGTGGCGTTGTTCGAGGCCGCCGCGAAGTACGTGGACCGGCTGCCCGGCTCGGGCGCCGAGGGTTTCGCCGACTACCTGGCCGCGCAGGAGATCGTCGGCGACACGCTGGCCGCCGCCGCGCCCACCGGCGAAGCGGTGTCGGTGCTGACCGCGCACGCCGCCGCGGGTCGCGAGTGGACGGTCGTGGCGGTGCCGGGCGTGCAGGAGGGCAGCTGGCCCGACCTGCGGCTGCGCGGGTCGCTGCTCGGCGTGGAACGCATGGTCGACGTGGTCGCGGGCGTGTCGACCGAAACGGTGTCCGCGGTCGCGCCGATCCTGGCCGAGGAACGGCGGCTGCTGCTCGTCGCGGCCAGCCGGGCCCGGCGGACGTTGCTGGTCAGCGCGGTGCGCGGGGAGGACGAGCAGCCGTCGCGATTCCTGGACGAGATCGAGGAGCTGTCGACCGACGAGCCGGAACGGCCGACGTTCACCCCCGAGCGCGGGCTGGTGCTGGCCGAGCTGGTCGGCGAGCTGCGCCGGGTCGTGTGCTCCGACGACGAGCCGGCCGGGCGCCGGGACCGCGCGGCGGCGCAGCTGGCCCGGTTGGCGGCGCAGGGCGTGCCGGGCGCGCACCCGGATTCGTGGTACGGCTTGGCGGAGGTCACCACCGACAGTCCCCTGTGGACCGACGAGCACACGGTCAGCGTGTCGCCGTCCACCGTCGAGACGCTGGCGAAGTGCCCGCTGCGCTGGGTCGTCGAACGGCACGGCGGGCAGGACCCGGCCGAGCTGGCGTCGATCACCGGCACCCTCGTGCACGCGCTGGCGCAGGCCGCCGCGACCGGCGCGAACGAGAAGGAGCTGCGGGTCAAGCTGGACGAGGCGTGGGCCGCGGTGGACGCGGGCGCGCCCTGGTTCTCCCGGCGCGAGCGGATCCGGGTGGAGCGGATGCTCGACACGTTCCTGGGCTGGCTCGCGTCGAGCCGCTCGCAGCTCACCCAGGTCGCGGTCGAGGAGGAGATCTCGGTCGAGATCCCCCGACCCGACAGCGGCCCGAAGCTGCGCGTGCGGGGCCGCGTCGACCGCCTCGAGACCGACCGCGACGGCCGGCCGGTCGTCGTGGACGTGAAGACCGGCAAGTCGCCGGTGAGCAAGGACAAGGCGCAGGAGCACCCGCAGCTCGCCGTCTACCAGCTGGCGACGGCGTTGGGCGGCTTCACGCACCTGGGCCTGGGCACCGACCCCGGTGGCGCGCGCCTGCTGTACGTGGCCAAGGAGGACCGCAAGACCGGCGCTGTGGAGCGGGAGCAGGTGCCGCTGGACGAGCAGGGCGTGCGGGTGTGGCTGGAGGCCGTGCAGCTGGCCGCCGGGTCCAGCGTCGGGCCGTCCTACCAGGCCAGCGAGAACGCGGACTGTGACCGCTGCCCGGCCCGCACCACCTGCCCGGTGCACTCCTCCGGCCGCCAGGTCAGCCACTAG